One genomic window of Solanum dulcamara chromosome 10, daSolDulc1.2, whole genome shotgun sequence includes the following:
- the LOC129870170 gene encoding NEDD8-activating enzyme E1 regulatory subunit AXR1-like isoform X4 yields the protein MAEPKVKYDRQLRIWGEKGQAALEKASICLLNCGPTGSETLKNLVLGGVGSITVVDGSKVEVGDLGNNFIVDESSVGQSKAECVCAFLQELNDAVKAKFIEEHPEELIETNPSFFSQFTLVIATQLVEDSMVKLDRICREGNIILIFARSYGLMGLVRICVKEHTVIESKPDHFLDDLRLNDAWPELRRFAETIDLNTTDAVVHKHTPYIIILVKMAEEWANTHGGKLPSTREEKKQFKDLIKSKMITMDEENYKEAMEASYKVFSPQGIGPNLQKIIDDSCTEVDSNSSDYWVMVAALKEFIANEGGGETPLEGSIPDMTSSTELYVNLQKTYQAKAEADFLVMEQRVKNLLKKISRDPASISKANIQSFCRNARKLAVCRYRLVEDEYNSPVQPELQKYLTDEDYGELLHTPFFMAVLLRVFIFFFEQLTGLLQTITNFLDNLMVRWMRIYPG from the exons GATATGGGGTGAGAAAGGACAAGCTGCACTGGAGAAAGCCAGTATCTGCTTGCTTAACTGTGGTCCAACTGGTTCTGAAACTTTGAAAAATCTTGTTCTTGGTGGGGTGGGAAGCATCACTGTTGTTGATGGTTCTAAGGTTGAAGTGGGTGATCttggaaataattttattg TTGATGAATCAAGTGTTGGACAGTCGAAGGCAGAGTGCGTGTGTGCATTTCTTCAGGAGTTGAATGATGCTGTTAAAGCCAAGTTTATAGAAGAACATCCGGAGGAACTAATTGAGACTAATCCATCATTCTTTTCTCAGTTTACCTTGGTCATCGCTACACAG TTGGTTGAAGATTCCATGGTGAAATTGGATAGAATCTGTCGGGAGggaaatattattttgatatttgcACGATCATATGGCCTCATGGGTCTTGTCAGGATCTGTGTGAAG GAACATACAGTAATTGAATCAAAGCCTGACCATTTCCTAGACGATCTACGGCTTAATGACGCATGGCCAGAACTTCGGAG GTTTGCAGAGACAATTGATTTAAACACAACTGATGCTGTAGTACATAAACACACACCATATATTATTATCCTTGTTAAGATGGCAGAGGAATGGGCAAATACTCATGGTGGAAAGCTTCCTTCTACCAGAGAAGAGAAAAAGCAATTCAAg GATTTGATTAAATCCAAGATGATCACGATGGATGAAGAAAACTATAAAGAAGCCATGGAAGCATCATACAAGGTCTTTTCTCCACAAGGGATTG GTCCAAACTTACAGAAGATTATTGATGACAGCTGTACAGAAGTTGATTCCAATTCATCTGATTATTGGGTGATGGTAGCAGCCCTGAAG GAGTTCATAGCTAATGAAGGTGGTGGTGAGACGCCTCTTGAGGGGTCGATACCAGATATGACATCATCAACTGA ATTGTACGTAAACCTGCAAAAAACCTACCAAGCCAAGGCCGAGGCTGATTTTCTTGTTATGGAGCAAAGGGTCAAGAATTTACTCAAGAAAATCAGTAGGGATCCAGCCAGCATCTCCAAGGCGAATATACAGAGCTTTTGTAGAAATGCAAGGAAACTTGCT GTTTGCAGATATCGGCTCGTTGAGGACGAGTACAACTCTCCTGTCCAACCAGAGTTACAGAAGTATCTGACAGATGAAGATTATGG GGAGCTTTTGCATACTCCCTTTTTTATGGCAGTACTGCTGCGGGTCTTTATATTCTTCTTCGAGCAGCTGACCGGTTTGCTGCAAACTATAACAAATTTCCTGGACAATTTGATGG TGAGATGGATGAGGATATATCCCGGCTGA
- the LOC129870170 gene encoding NEDD8-activating enzyme E1 regulatory subunit AXR1-like isoform X1 — MAEPKVKYDRQLRIWGEKGQAALEKASICLLNCGPTGSETLKNLVLGGVGSITVVDGSKVEVGDLGNNFIVDESSVGQSKAECVCAFLQELNDAVKAKFIEEHPEELIETNPSFFSQFTLVIATQLVEDSMVKLDRICREGNIILIFARSYGLMGLVRICVKEHTVIESKPDHFLDDLRLNDAWPELRRFAETIDLNTTDAVVHKHTPYIIILVKMAEEWANTHGGKLPSTREEKKQFKDLIKSKMITMDEENYKEAMEASYKVFSPQGIGPNLQKIIDDSCTEVDSNSSDYWVMVAALKEFIANEGGGETPLEGSIPDMTSSTELYVNLQKTYQAKAEADFLVMEQRVKNLLKKISRDPASISKANIQSFCRNARKLAVCRYRLVEDEYNSPVQPELQKYLTDEDYGTLQEANTLKVLPENTAAGLYILLRAADRFAANYNKFPGQFDGEMDEDISRLKTTAVGLLNDLGCNASAVSEDLINEMCRYGASELHVVAAFVGGIASQEVIKLITRQFIPMSGTFIFNGIDHKSQLLLL; from the exons GATATGGGGTGAGAAAGGACAAGCTGCACTGGAGAAAGCCAGTATCTGCTTGCTTAACTGTGGTCCAACTGGTTCTGAAACTTTGAAAAATCTTGTTCTTGGTGGGGTGGGAAGCATCACTGTTGTTGATGGTTCTAAGGTTGAAGTGGGTGATCttggaaataattttattg TTGATGAATCAAGTGTTGGACAGTCGAAGGCAGAGTGCGTGTGTGCATTTCTTCAGGAGTTGAATGATGCTGTTAAAGCCAAGTTTATAGAAGAACATCCGGAGGAACTAATTGAGACTAATCCATCATTCTTTTCTCAGTTTACCTTGGTCATCGCTACACAG TTGGTTGAAGATTCCATGGTGAAATTGGATAGAATCTGTCGGGAGggaaatattattttgatatttgcACGATCATATGGCCTCATGGGTCTTGTCAGGATCTGTGTGAAG GAACATACAGTAATTGAATCAAAGCCTGACCATTTCCTAGACGATCTACGGCTTAATGACGCATGGCCAGAACTTCGGAG GTTTGCAGAGACAATTGATTTAAACACAACTGATGCTGTAGTACATAAACACACACCATATATTATTATCCTTGTTAAGATGGCAGAGGAATGGGCAAATACTCATGGTGGAAAGCTTCCTTCTACCAGAGAAGAGAAAAAGCAATTCAAg GATTTGATTAAATCCAAGATGATCACGATGGATGAAGAAAACTATAAAGAAGCCATGGAAGCATCATACAAGGTCTTTTCTCCACAAGGGATTG GTCCAAACTTACAGAAGATTATTGATGACAGCTGTACAGAAGTTGATTCCAATTCATCTGATTATTGGGTGATGGTAGCAGCCCTGAAG GAGTTCATAGCTAATGAAGGTGGTGGTGAGACGCCTCTTGAGGGGTCGATACCAGATATGACATCATCAACTGA ATTGTACGTAAACCTGCAAAAAACCTACCAAGCCAAGGCCGAGGCTGATTTTCTTGTTATGGAGCAAAGGGTCAAGAATTTACTCAAGAAAATCAGTAGGGATCCAGCCAGCATCTCCAAGGCGAATATACAGAGCTTTTGTAGAAATGCAAGGAAACTTGCT GTTTGCAGATATCGGCTCGTTGAGGACGAGTACAACTCTCCTGTCCAACCAGAGTTACAGAAGTATCTGACAGATGAAGATTATGG GACTTTGCAAGAAGCCAACACTCTTAAAGTACTTCCTGAAAA TACTGCTGCGGGTCTTTATATTCTTCTTCGAGCAGCTGACCGGTTTGCTGCAAACTATAACAAATTTCCTGGACAATTTGATGG TGAGATGGATGAGGATATATCCCGGCTGAAAACTACAGCTGTTGGCCTACTCAATGACCTTGGTTGCAATGCCTCCGCAGTATCAGAGGACCTTATTAATGAGATGTGTCGGTATGGTGCTTCAGAGCTTCATGTTGTAGCTGCCTTTGTTGGAGGAATCGCATCACAAGAAGTGATCAAG CTCATCACTAGACAATTCATTCCCATGTCTGGAACTTTCATCTTTAATGGCATAGATCACAAGTCTCAACTGTTGTTGCTGTAG
- the LOC129870170 gene encoding NEDD8-activating enzyme E1 regulatory subunit AXR1-like isoform X2: MAEPKVKYDRQLRIWGEKGQAALEKASICLLNCGPTGSETLKNLVLGGVGSITVVDGSKVEVGDLGNNFIVDESSVGQSKAECVCAFLQELNDAVKAKFIEEHPEELIETNPSFFSQFTLVIATQLVEDSMVKLDRICREGNIILIFARSYGLMGLVRICVKEHTVIESKPDHFLDDLRLNDAWPELRRFAETIDLNTTDAVVHKHTPYIIILVKMAEEWANTHGGKLPSTREEKKQFKDLIKSKMITMDEENYKEAMEASYKVFSPQGIGPNLQKIIDDSCTEVDSNSSDYWVMVAALKEFIANEGGGETPLEGSIPDMTSSTELYVNLQKTYQAKAEADFLVMEQRVKNLLKKISRDPASISKANIQSFCRNARKLAVCRYRLVEDEYNSPVQPELQKYLTDEDYGTAAGLYILLRAADRFAANYNKFPGQFDGEMDEDISRLKTTAVGLLNDLGCNASAVSEDLINEMCRYGASELHVVAAFVGGIASQEVIKLITRQFIPMSGTFIFNGIDHKSQLLLL, from the exons GATATGGGGTGAGAAAGGACAAGCTGCACTGGAGAAAGCCAGTATCTGCTTGCTTAACTGTGGTCCAACTGGTTCTGAAACTTTGAAAAATCTTGTTCTTGGTGGGGTGGGAAGCATCACTGTTGTTGATGGTTCTAAGGTTGAAGTGGGTGATCttggaaataattttattg TTGATGAATCAAGTGTTGGACAGTCGAAGGCAGAGTGCGTGTGTGCATTTCTTCAGGAGTTGAATGATGCTGTTAAAGCCAAGTTTATAGAAGAACATCCGGAGGAACTAATTGAGACTAATCCATCATTCTTTTCTCAGTTTACCTTGGTCATCGCTACACAG TTGGTTGAAGATTCCATGGTGAAATTGGATAGAATCTGTCGGGAGggaaatattattttgatatttgcACGATCATATGGCCTCATGGGTCTTGTCAGGATCTGTGTGAAG GAACATACAGTAATTGAATCAAAGCCTGACCATTTCCTAGACGATCTACGGCTTAATGACGCATGGCCAGAACTTCGGAG GTTTGCAGAGACAATTGATTTAAACACAACTGATGCTGTAGTACATAAACACACACCATATATTATTATCCTTGTTAAGATGGCAGAGGAATGGGCAAATACTCATGGTGGAAAGCTTCCTTCTACCAGAGAAGAGAAAAAGCAATTCAAg GATTTGATTAAATCCAAGATGATCACGATGGATGAAGAAAACTATAAAGAAGCCATGGAAGCATCATACAAGGTCTTTTCTCCACAAGGGATTG GTCCAAACTTACAGAAGATTATTGATGACAGCTGTACAGAAGTTGATTCCAATTCATCTGATTATTGGGTGATGGTAGCAGCCCTGAAG GAGTTCATAGCTAATGAAGGTGGTGGTGAGACGCCTCTTGAGGGGTCGATACCAGATATGACATCATCAACTGA ATTGTACGTAAACCTGCAAAAAACCTACCAAGCCAAGGCCGAGGCTGATTTTCTTGTTATGGAGCAAAGGGTCAAGAATTTACTCAAGAAAATCAGTAGGGATCCAGCCAGCATCTCCAAGGCGAATATACAGAGCTTTTGTAGAAATGCAAGGAAACTTGCT GTTTGCAGATATCGGCTCGTTGAGGACGAGTACAACTCTCCTGTCCAACCAGAGTTACAGAAGTATCTGACAGATGAAGATTATGG TACTGCTGCGGGTCTTTATATTCTTCTTCGAGCAGCTGACCGGTTTGCTGCAAACTATAACAAATTTCCTGGACAATTTGATGG TGAGATGGATGAGGATATATCCCGGCTGAAAACTACAGCTGTTGGCCTACTCAATGACCTTGGTTGCAATGCCTCCGCAGTATCAGAGGACCTTATTAATGAGATGTGTCGGTATGGTGCTTCAGAGCTTCATGTTGTAGCTGCCTTTGTTGGAGGAATCGCATCACAAGAAGTGATCAAG CTCATCACTAGACAATTCATTCCCATGTCTGGAACTTTCATCTTTAATGGCATAGATCACAAGTCTCAACTGTTGTTGCTGTAG
- the LOC129870170 gene encoding NEDD8-activating enzyme E1 regulatory subunit AXR1-like isoform X3 produces MAEPKVKYDRQLRIWGEKGQAALEKASICLLNCGPTGSETLKNLVLGGVGSITVVDGSKVEVGDLGNNFIVDESSVGQSKAECVCAFLQELNDAVKAKFIEEHPEELIETNPSFFSQFTLVIATQLVEDSMVKLDRICREGNIILIFARSYGLMGLVRICVKEHTVIESKPDHFLDDLRLNDAWPELRRFAETIDLNTTDAVVHKHTPYIIILVKMAEEWANTHGGKLPSTREEKKQFKDLIKSKMITMDEENYKEAMEASYKVFSPQGIGPNLQKIIDDSCTEVDSNSSDYWVMVAALKEFIANEGGGETPLEGSIPDMTSSTELYVNLQKTYQAKAEADFLVMEQRVKNLLKKISRDPASISKANIQSFCRNARKLAVCRYRLVEDEYNSPVQPELQKYLTDEDYGTLQEANTLKVLPEKELLHTPFFMAVLLRVFIFFFEQLTGLLQTITNFLDNLMVRWMRIYPG; encoded by the exons GATATGGGGTGAGAAAGGACAAGCTGCACTGGAGAAAGCCAGTATCTGCTTGCTTAACTGTGGTCCAACTGGTTCTGAAACTTTGAAAAATCTTGTTCTTGGTGGGGTGGGAAGCATCACTGTTGTTGATGGTTCTAAGGTTGAAGTGGGTGATCttggaaataattttattg TTGATGAATCAAGTGTTGGACAGTCGAAGGCAGAGTGCGTGTGTGCATTTCTTCAGGAGTTGAATGATGCTGTTAAAGCCAAGTTTATAGAAGAACATCCGGAGGAACTAATTGAGACTAATCCATCATTCTTTTCTCAGTTTACCTTGGTCATCGCTACACAG TTGGTTGAAGATTCCATGGTGAAATTGGATAGAATCTGTCGGGAGggaaatattattttgatatttgcACGATCATATGGCCTCATGGGTCTTGTCAGGATCTGTGTGAAG GAACATACAGTAATTGAATCAAAGCCTGACCATTTCCTAGACGATCTACGGCTTAATGACGCATGGCCAGAACTTCGGAG GTTTGCAGAGACAATTGATTTAAACACAACTGATGCTGTAGTACATAAACACACACCATATATTATTATCCTTGTTAAGATGGCAGAGGAATGGGCAAATACTCATGGTGGAAAGCTTCCTTCTACCAGAGAAGAGAAAAAGCAATTCAAg GATTTGATTAAATCCAAGATGATCACGATGGATGAAGAAAACTATAAAGAAGCCATGGAAGCATCATACAAGGTCTTTTCTCCACAAGGGATTG GTCCAAACTTACAGAAGATTATTGATGACAGCTGTACAGAAGTTGATTCCAATTCATCTGATTATTGGGTGATGGTAGCAGCCCTGAAG GAGTTCATAGCTAATGAAGGTGGTGGTGAGACGCCTCTTGAGGGGTCGATACCAGATATGACATCATCAACTGA ATTGTACGTAAACCTGCAAAAAACCTACCAAGCCAAGGCCGAGGCTGATTTTCTTGTTATGGAGCAAAGGGTCAAGAATTTACTCAAGAAAATCAGTAGGGATCCAGCCAGCATCTCCAAGGCGAATATACAGAGCTTTTGTAGAAATGCAAGGAAACTTGCT GTTTGCAGATATCGGCTCGTTGAGGACGAGTACAACTCTCCTGTCCAACCAGAGTTACAGAAGTATCTGACAGATGAAGATTATGG GACTTTGCAAGAAGCCAACACTCTTAAAGTACTTCCTGAAAA GGAGCTTTTGCATACTCCCTTTTTTATGGCAGTACTGCTGCGGGTCTTTATATTCTTCTTCGAGCAGCTGACCGGTTTGCTGCAAACTATAACAAATTTCCTGGACAATTTGATGG TGAGATGGATGAGGATATATCCCGGCTGA